The window AGAGCAATTCATCCCAGTGTGGTTTCAGGTCACTCTAGTTTTTCTGCATTAGGCTCAGTAAACCTTATGGATCTCACTTAGTGAAGTGCCATGTTAGAGATCTCTGAGCTCTCTGGTCCTGTGAATCTTTAAGGAGATTGCAGATTGTATGCTTCATTTTATTGTTACCGTGGGTGTAGCTGAAATAGTGAAACTGCTAATTAGTAGGCGGTGTCCACATAATAGTCATAAAGTGCCAAAAGCAATATGGATTAGGGATAGGCCTACTAGTCTGTGGCAGGGACTGGAAAAATTATAAAGACACAAAGAGAAATGGATTAAGCTGAATAGCACACAGATAaatcctaaagaaaaaaaatccaaaaagcACTGGGGTTTAAAGCAATGCCATGCACTGGTCTCGTTCACAATGTTACCCAGCATGATGAAATTTGAGATCTATCTGTTGTCAGAGATGATCTCACCAAGTATTATTTCTAGAGTGATAAATACTGCATTAAGTTCTTATCTATCATAaagttttcatttattaaaatgtattttaaatggttagttcacccaaaaatgaaattgaaaatgtcgttccaaacctgtaagaccttcgttcatgttcggaacacaaattaagatatttttgatgaaatacgagaagtatctgaaccacacataggcagcaacatcattgcacctttcaaggcccagaaaggtagcaaagacattgttaaaataatccacgtaactgcagtggttcaaccgtaattttatgaagcgacgagaatactttttgtgcacaaaaacaaaacaaaaataactttattcaacaatttcttctcttccctgtcattctcctatgctatTCACATTGTAGACACAGTGTAGCGCTTCCGTGTTCAGCATCACATCGTCgagctgctcacgtgaacagcatcGGCCAATATCGAGTcgccgttctgacgtagaatacggaagcactgcactgcgttcactgcgTCAACGGCGTAGgagacagggaagagaagaaattgttcaataaagtcagtgtttttgtttttgcgcacaaaaagtagtcgtttcataacattaaggttgaaccactgtagtcacatggactattttaacgatgtctttgctacctttctggaccttgaaaggtgcaatgacgttgctgcctatgtgtggatcagatacctctcgtattttatcaaaaatatcttaatttgtgttctgaacatgaatgaaggtcttacgggtttggaacgacatgagggtgagtaattaatgacagaaatttcattgttgggtgaactaaccctttaagtgttttttttttaaacatgtggCAAAGTAATCTTAAAATAGATTGTGGTGTCATTCATGCTGttgtaataaaatgtgaaaCAGTTCAAGGGTGGATATTTATGTACAATGTTGTTTAGAGAAATTTTGCTACCTTGATATTAGATGAAATGCAATATTTGTCACACAACATTTATGCCATGCTGTtgtgaattttaaaaatattatactcCTTAAAGCTGTATTTTACTACCTTAAAGTAGGAATAAGTACCCTTAAGCTACTATTGGGAACCATTTAGgggtaaataaggtacaaagCTGTTTGACGTACCCTACAATGATCTCAAATGGAGGCAGCTCCATGGGCTCCAGCTCAAACTCCTCATCTTTGACGGGGCCTTTGGCTCCTTCTGCTATCTCCCCATTTCCCTGTGGCATCTCCTCCGttttttgctcattttctgGGGTCTTCTCTGGCTTCTCCGGCTTCTTTGCCGTCTTTTCATCTTTAActttgttcttttctttctcCTTTTGAGGTTTACTCTCTACTTTCTccactttcttttctttctttttcatcaGAATGCCTTTACTGGGAGTCTTGCTGTCCTTTTTGTCTGCCATGACTTTGCTGTGCGATGAAATGAGTCTGCTAGATGGGAGCGTGCGAGTAAGAGAGATGACAGCCTGAATATGTTCCTAAGTCTGAGAGTTAAAGATGAAGATAAAGATAACTCACTGTCACAAACAGGAGCTGGTCATAGACCGCACAAGGGAGGGAGACTGAAGGGCAGCTGCTCTCTTGTTTCCATGCTATAAAAAGGCCAAAGTATAATGAAGAGGGGGGTTTCATACATTCATTGTTTAAACACACCACCGCCCAATTTTGATCAACATGTGCTTAAACTAGCCTTTTTTCCCCCGGCTCAGTTTCAAATATGTAATGAGCATTGACATATAACTACGTATATAACCAGGTATTCCCTCCCCTTTTGATCAGGATATTATTGCTGTTCACACACCAACAACAGGCAGTTTATTAATAACTGTAGTTTGGCAGAGAGTTCAGAATGACTCAGTCTCTTCACATAGTGAATGCCATTCGGTTTAGGCCCTTATGACCCTCACATCAAGGTTGCCTAAAGGTCAACATTGTACTGGCCAGTCCCTGAAGAACTCAATTTTTCACACTCGCTGACCCTTTAGCAAACTGCGTCTGGAGATACTTGAGTTGTGTTGGAGGAACTGAGTCACTTTCTAGAAGATAACCATCGCAGATGTGAAATACAGTGTATTTTAAGGTTAGACTCCTGCGGATGTACCCACTCTAAAAATTCAAGTCATTACTAGTTCCCTCCCTGTCAGCATTTTTGAACCTCTGCCAGAGCTGGGAAACCAAGGAAAGTACAATGGTTTGGGCTATGTTCAGAATACTAGCATACTACTTACTGTACTTTATACTGCACAGTATACACTGTGTACTGCCtactatttttgaaaaatagtaTGTGAAACAGAAGGTGTTTCTATATAATTTTTAACTATTCCTTGTTAAAAATTATCATCAAATATACATGTTTATTTTCACAAATCTGCCAAGCATCTTTTGGCTAATATTCTGGTTCATCCATAACAATAGATATGGAAGATCGGTGCATTATGATGCAGTAGGTTTTGTTAGCCTACTTCACATTTTAGCAAATGTAGTATGTCATTTGGGTCCTCTAACATAATGTGCATAGTATACACataatacagtgggtacggaaagtattcagacccccttaaatttttcactctttgttatattgcagccatttgctaaaatcatttaagttcattttttttcctcattaatgtacacacagcaccccatattgacagaaaaacacagaattgttgacatttttgcagatttattaaaaaagaaaaactgaaatatcacatggtcctaagtattcagaccctttgctcagtatttagtagaagcacccttttgatctaatacagccatgagtctttttgggaaagatgcaagtTTTcaacacctggatttggggatcctctgccaatccaccttgcagatcctctccagttctgtcaggttggatagtaaacgttggtggacagccatttttaggtctctccagagatgctcaattgggttaaagtcagggctctggctgggccattcaagaacagtcacggagttgttgtgaagccactccttcgttattttagctgtgtgcttagggtcattgtcttgttggaaggtaaaccttcggcccagtctgaggtcctgagcactctggagaaggttttcgtccaggatatccctgtacttggccgcattcatctttccctcgattgcaaccagtcgtcctgtccctgcagctgaaaaacacccccacagcatgatgctgccaccaccatgcttcactgttgggactgtattgcacaggtgatgagcagtgcctggttttctccacacataccgcttagaattaaggccaaaaagttctatcttggtctcatcagaccagagaatcttatttctcaccatcttggagtccttcaggtgttttttagcaaactccatgcgggctttcatgtgtcttgcactgaggagaggcttccgtcggggcactctgccataaagccccgactggtggagggctgcagtgatggttgactttctacaactttctcccatctcccaactgcatctctggagctcagccacagtgatctttgggttcttctttacctctctcaccaaggctcttctcccccgatagctcagtttggccagacggccagctctaggaagggttctggtcgttccaaatgtcttccatttaaggattatggaggccactgtgctcttaggaaccttaagtgcagcagaaatttttttgtaaccttggccagatctgtgccttgccacaattctgtctctgagctcttcaggcagttcctttgacctcatgattctcatttgctctgacatgcactgtgagctgtaaggtcttatatagacaggtgtgtggctttcctaatcaagtccaatcagtataatcaaacacagctggactcaaatgaaggtgtagaaccatctcaaggttgatcagaagaaatggacagcacctgagttaaatatatgagtgtcacagcaaagggtctgaatacttaggaccatgtgatatttcagttcttcttttttaataaatctgcaaaaatgtcaacagttctgtttttctgtcaatatggggtgctgtgtgtacattaatgaggaaaaaaattaaatgaaacttaaatgattttagcaaatggctgcaatataacaaagagtgaaaaatgtaagggggtctgaatactttccgtacccactgtatatactgCAGCAAGAGTAGCAGTCCCACACCTCTGACATAAAAGCAGGTACATGACTAGGGTAtttattttaagagtcaaatatacagtatattgctATAAAGGTTGTATAAATACATAGAACACATCCCAAGAACAGAAATGTTTGATCAGTTATGAATTGTTTAAATATAGATCTTTGAGTATAGCTGAAGTGGTCATGTATCGTCTGTTATAAAAGTAGATGTACACATTGTGTAAAATACACTGTTATCTATCTCACCTCCCCTAAATTCAAATAGGTGTCTGAATTGTACCGTTGATCCCGCTCTGAGTGGAGCATTTTCAGTTCACATTAATAAGCAGTATGCTACATTCATTTTATTAGCCTTTGACAGATGAAACTCGCGATAACCACAGTGCATTGTGGGTATAGCCACCATTTTGGTGGTATTCTGTGgtcagagattttttttctttttcattattATGGCTATAGCAGGACAGAAAACCTCATTAAATTTACTTGGTGCATctgagcttttattttaaagtggtAGAAATCATGCGAGTCTTTAAGATCTGCGAGTTACTTAGTGACACAACTATCCCTTAGTAAAGCAAATATAATTGTTTTCAAGTCGACCACTGGATTGTTAGATGATATAGTATTAGTGATAATGATAAACTCAGAGTTTCAATGCTATTAAAATAATCCTTACCATTTTTATAACTGTGTTAATGTTCAGTTTTAAATGGCTCATTAAAGCTAGCCAGTTAGTAAATTCAGTGTGTTGTTATTTGATTTTATCCAATATTAGTTATTAAAGCAGCATGAATTTGGGTTTGGATTTCATAAGCTCTTTGTTATGCATAACAGAGaatagtttttaaattaattaaacattagcCTACATTTGTCATATCAAATGTTCCCGTCTACTGGAAATATTTCAAATTGAATGGCTTGAAATATGTTATATGTAAGTTTAACTGGGATAACTTAATGAGGTCACAGTACATCTATATTTAAAATGGATGTTGTGTTCAGCCCTGATGTTGGAGTCTAGTCACGCCCCATGCCAGTTCTAAATGTTATTTTCATAGCAAATAAAACTGACCAATttaccacacaaacacacctacACATCACATCCACAGCAAATGACTGACAGGCATCCTTTGTTGGCATAGAGATTGTAATTACATCAGGGTTGCAATTTCTTTTGAGGTTTGGCAAGAAGGGAGCGTGACAATGAGGAAATGAAATTGCCACTGCTACTGCTTTTTCAATATGGCTGTGCCATTCCTGCACgaatgttggaaattaaatgtCAAATGGGCTTTGCTTTTCCATTTGAAATTTGGCAGGCATTGTAAATTACGTGTGCACAAATAGAAAATGCAATTGCATGTACAATTTTGCCCAGAATATACTGTAGTCTTACTGAGACATTGGAAACTGAAATCAGAATTCACATCCCATATACAAACACTCACAAATGTTCATTATATCTGCACTGCAGCAGTGCCGCCCCGCCTTGCACATAAATCTGTTGGAAATTGAGTGTATTGATTGAATGTCCTTTTTGCTATTTTCTTCTCCACATGACCAGAATACAAGCACACATAAACTCTGCTGTTAAGACGCACAACCTAGCACAAGTGCGCTGTACTTACAAatgtaacacacacactgacataaGTGATTGTGCTATGAAGACAGTGAAATTACTTGACCTTTGGCATATTATTGCATGACCAAGTATATCACAGTTATGACAGGACAAGAAGTCAGGTTtgataaaacactttttactgaAATGGAAAAGTCTTTTTCACACAAAAGGTCTTAAATGCACACCAACTCTTCTTGATATCCCACAGGCTTGATTTCTCTCCAAAGCAAGGAGAGACTACAGTCCACCATCAATGTTCTCCAGTTTCCATTATTcctgaaatataattatttcCAATTACAGAACCTGCCTGCAGCTTTCTAATGGGTTGGTTTTGTACCCAAAGAAACCCCACAAAAAGCTTGTCAGCTAGATTGTAACTCTGTTTGACCAATTCTTTCCTTAAATGAATATAAAGCTAACTATTATAcactaaatatttaataatgttttgctGGAAATGAAACATTGTTTTTCTTACAGGTGTTCTGAGAAAGCATTTGGCTGCAAGAATAGCTTTTCTGTGGTTCTGGGGTATAACATGCTGATGGAAGGAGAATTATGGAAATATTTATCAGTTAATCAAGTGTGCACTGTACTTATCTAATCCTGTTGCATTTTTGGGGAGTGAAAGTGAGTACAcagaacataatattttaaaagtctGCAAAAAGGCAACCAGCATCTGATAATGAGTAAAGTCATAATAAGTTAACACTATATAATAGttaattttatatcatttaagTCTAGCCTTttgtacattatttaaaaaagggaAATATTTTCTGACAaaagtattttgttttgctttgggGTAATTCTACAGTATTTATTGAGAGATACATATCAGGCACAATCCCCATTTTGCATTTGAGGTGTTTGGTTTGATATCAGTACAAAGAAAATTCTGTAAAGCTCTCTTTGCAGTTATGACCAAAGTATCCTATAGTTAGCCTTCAAGTAAATCAAAGTGTCCAAGTTTTTTGGCAGAAATCGGCATTGTTCTGGCCTGAGAGTCTTGCTAACCAGGTTAAATATCTGGTCCACTGATGTGGTTGTTGCTGGCACGGTAAAAACTTTCTTGGCTACTTGTGAGAGCAATGGGAAATCGATGGACTTGCGTTTCCAGTATTGTAGTGGATCCTCATCTGTGGGTTCTTCATGGAGATATGTAGACAGCTCCTGCTCCACTGTCTTGGCCTGGGCGGTCGGCCGCTGCTTAATGAAAGAAAACAGCTTGCAGCGCTTGGACGGTGACGGCTGGGCCTCTGAATGATGTTCTAGTGGACTCAAAGGCTGAGTATGCTTGCcaacctcttccagcagcaccTGTTTGTGCCAGTCGCTGTCACTGCTCCAGGACAACTTGAACTGTGGGTCCAGGGTGGTGGCTGTTACATAAAGAGGGTCCTCAAGAATGCCTGCCAGTCTGCGGTCCAGAGCTTGAGACAATCCCATCACGATCCCAGAGCACTGGTGAGTTACAACCTCAGCCAGATGCTTGCGGAGACCCAACACACAGGGTAGGGCTAGGCTGATGGACACGTGCTTGTCTCCTTGTACCATGTCTGAGGCCTCTTCGAAAGGCTCCAACACTTCAACCAGCTCCCGCAGCACCGCTTTTTCTAAGTTACCGAGAACTAGGTCATTTCTATCTACGATGTCTTCAAGAAAATCCATTGACTCCACCATTTGGCGCAATATCTTTAACTGATCGTTCCACTTATCCATAGAAGAGGGTCTTTGCCAATTTGTTGAGGTATTGGAGCCAAACACTTGGACAAGTTTTTCAGGAGCCACTGTAGCAATTACGTAGTTATAGAGGTGGGCTGCTTTGTTTAGAGGAAGTGATATCTGAGGGGAAGCGCAAACTCCTTCCTTAACACAGTGAGCTAGTAATCGAGCAAAACAGTCTATCCTACTTCGACCAAGACACTGATCTAAAGACTTTCGGTTCTCATTGCTACTAATGTCTTCTTTGGCTTCTCCTGCTCCAGGCTCTTCATCGCTGCAATCTTCCTCCCCTTCCTCATCTTCTTCATCATTTCCAAAGAGACTGAACCCAGGAAGACGAAAAGGAGATCTGTTTTCACAAGGCGACAGGTCAGCGACGACTCTGAACACTTTTCCAGACACGCCATGTGATTCAGAGATCTCATCAAACTCGCTGAGCATTTGCTGAGTGTTGCTGTGGTCTGTAAGGGGTAAGCATGCCAAAAGAGCAGATCTAATGTGCCAGTCTGCGTTTATGAAGTGGCAAGTCACTCCAAGATACCCAGCACCACAGCTGTTACCCACAGAGCTACTTCTCCACAGGTCAAGGGTCACACTACAGGACTCCGCTCCTTTTAGAGCCTGTTTGGCAGCTAGTTGAACTTGGGAGACATAGGCTGGAAGGAGCTGCTGTTGTATGTAATGGCATGGTACCGGTATGTAACGGGGCTCCAGGAGCTGAAGAAGCTCACGGAAGCCCTCATATTCAACTATCTGTGTCGGCTGCAGGTCTCGGATGATCATCTTGGCGATGGCTTCTGAGATGAGGGATTGGCGAGGGTCACTGTAGTCAAACTTGTTCATCCCAGGACTGCTTTGAGAAATCACTCGACCACTTGGTGGGCCAGTGCAATTCTGCATTGCCTCCCTTTTCACATCTTTCTTCCTCACAAACTCATCATACATGGCCTGATGTTTGCGCTGTGGATGTGACATGATTATATACAAGTGAAATGCATGTAGAAccaaatatacaaaataatgtaaacacataatatatgtaaacacacacacacacaaacagaataTTAAGGGTTTCCACATCTTCTGACAGGCTTTTGATTAATAAACAgacttaagatttttttttttcaaattgcacaaaaaaagctgatttttttaccaattttaattaatcttttaatttcAAAGACTGTGGGGACTCTGAATGGTGTAAATATTAAAAGTGGTCCTGCATAGATACAGAATATTAAGGGTTTCCACATCTTCTGACAGGCTTTTGATTAATAATCAGacttttaaagagtttttttctaaattgcacaaaaaagctgattttttttattttattttttttttttaccaattttaattattcttttAATTTCAAAGACTGTGGGGACTCTGAATGGTGTAAATATGAAAAGTGGTCCTGCATAGATACAAAACACTGTTACATACCAAAATATAAACCCTTACCTTTAAATGTGTAACAAAGTTAGAAGTAACTGTCCGTTTAGCCTGAATCCTTGTGCCACAAGCTTTGCAGTTTGATTCAATTTTGCCATTTTCTCCCTCACAGACGATATTGAAGTAATCCAGAATGGAGACCCTAGATTTTGACGCCATCAGTGATCTTGTTATCTTCCACGATATGAACAATACTGTAAGAATAACAccgaataaaatgaaaacaatttgATATCCTCTTTTGTTTTCGGAAATATCAGCCTAGCTTTGGGATGCAATGTTAACAGGCTCGTCTCAGCAGATAAAAGGATAGTAATCTGACCGAGATAGCGTGTTCACCTGATCTGACACTGATCGCTTCATCCTATCATTGTGAAAATATCTTCTCGGATACGCGtctcaataaaaacaaaacacacatccGTCAAATCTGCGTGAGAGCGCAAACGATGTATTATTCCCAGTGTCAGCTCCGACCGTAAACATCGCTATCCGCTAGCAGCTCTTATGAGATGAACACCAGGAAGTAGACAGCGAATgggcaatttatttatttatttatttaccattCCGCCTCTATTTGTCTGTTTTGATTTTATTCGTGAACAGGAAACCACAACTTGATACATGGCAAATTAAGTaaccataataataaaaaaacggCATTTCTTACAGTTCTCGTTTTGTACATATGCTAATTGCATGCAGTGATTAAATGTAATCTTGCTGTAGCTAAAACATACACGAAAACGAGGACGCGCCTTATACTTACTGCTCGTGCAcgtctctttttcttttttggggtTTCAGCAGGAATTTTTGATGTCAAGAAAAGTTTCTTTGTAAGTACgaaagggttcaaatacgcaaaaatgcttgaaaactgatgaatctgcaggagctggaggatttttctgaagaacagagctcagtttaactgcttaggacaaacaagagactcatgaacaaccatcacaaaacataaaaacagtcgtggatcatcaggtaatcacacagtattgagaatcaatggttcacatacttatgaatggggttattttaataaattcagctattgttttgtctggtgaactaaatgcaaacatcttttatgtaaaatctcttactcaggacagtactaaacaaaaaaataacatttttttttttatccctcttattttattaaaataattctcattttcacagattctgcaaggggttcacatacttttcatgccactgtatctGATAGGTGATAACTGCATATATAGTAACtgaggttattatagttaatgcATTTAAAAGGATGAAATGTTTAACCAAGCAGAGCAGGttataaaaaactaataaaatctgtagtaagtatatacatttacaaTTTGTATGGAGTCAACTGTGCAATTGCTGCTCAAAGGATAACATGGTTCATCATTTTTATTAGGAAAACTTGTTTA of the Megalobrama amblycephala isolate DHTTF-2021 linkage group LG24, ASM1881202v1, whole genome shotgun sequence genome contains:
- the si:dkey-109j17.5 gene encoding zinc finger BED domain-containing protein DAYSLEEPER, which codes for MASKSRVSILDYFNIVCEGENGKIESNCKACGTRIQAKRTVTSNFVTHLKRKHQAMYDEFVRKKDVKREAMQNCTGPPSGRVISQSSPGMNKFDYSDPRQSLISEAIAKMIIRDLQPTQIVEYEGFRELLQLLEPRYIPVPCHYIQQQLLPAYVSQVQLAAKQALKGAESCSVTLDLWRSSSVGNSCGAGYLGVTCHFINADWHIRSALLACLPLTDHSNTQQMLSEFDEISESHGVSGKVFRVVADLSPCENRSPFRLPGFSLFGNDEEDEEGEEDCSDEEPGAGEAKEDISSNENRKSLDQCLGRSRIDCFARLLAHCVKEGVCASPQISLPLNKAAHLYNYVIATVAPEKLVQVFGSNTSTNWQRPSSMDKWNDQLKILRQMVESMDFLEDIVDRNDLVLGNLEKAVLRELVEVLEPFEEASDMVQGDKHVSISLALPCVLGLRKHLAEVVTHQCSGIVMGLSQALDRRLAGILEDPLYVTATTLDPQFKLSWSSDSDWHKQVLLEEVGKHTQPLSPLEHHSEAQPSPSKRCKLFSFIKQRPTAQAKTVEQELSTYLHEEPTDEDPLQYWKRKSIDFPLLSQVAKKVFTVPATTTSVDQIFNLVSKTLRPEQCRFLPKNLDTLIYLKANYRILWS